AAAATAATATTAGGTGGTGATCACGATATGATacttgaaaagaaaaaacaaatgcAAGTAGACACACCTTATAGTAATTGAGACAAAAAATCAGTAGCTGTCAACACCACAAATATCATAAAAACCTCACTGGCTGTGGGGTTTGTGCTCGTGAAAAAAAACTATATTAGTAATAAAAAAGAAACAGAGCCACGTGAATGAAATAATGGAGGGTGAAAACAGTAATGAAAAGACAATAATTGAGTTCTTGATCCAAATGATTGTTTAAGTTTCCAAATTGTATTAAAGCGACTTAAATACAAAATATTCTTCAACACTTTTTTGACAAAATTTGATTGGATCTACTACTACTAACAACTTTGTAGACTTTTAAAGGTTGTTTTTGTGTTTAATGATACAATTAAGgttaaaaatagaataattaaaaaaaaagaaaaaaaaagatcaatttACTTGATTACGATTCAAacattactatatatatatgtgaggAGCTACATGAAGGATAATAAGACAATTTGATACTCCACAAGGCTATAATACATActatttgttattattataggtaTAAATTTGAATGATCTTATGCATAATAACTATTCATTTTCATCCCGTGTTATTTGTCTTTAAAGATTTTTTATATTCAACAACAGTATTGATAAGTATAAGTTTAAATTACCTTATAGTTACTTACTAAGCGTGACACATAATTAAAACGTTGAATTCAACTGAACTCaataaaaacatatttattgatattaaaatttaaatccaataaCTCAAATGGTCAATAAATTCAAATCTTAAATAGACATATGTCTATTGGTCTATATGTACGTTATCTGTCTTTTGTGACATTTAATGCCTTTAATTATGAAAGTATTTATCAAAATTCCCaaaacatcatatatatatatatatctttctcATAAAATCTTATTTAATTTACATTATTCTACACttattagaaataaaaataacgAGTCactaattttctaaaataaacattttgaaagaaaagaacatatttgagataaaaggagtatttaattaatttattgaagGCCAAAAATATCGGTGGTGAAAAATGTGGGACCCATATTCTTCTCACCCTAAAATGTAGGGTCCATCAGTTATTGCATGTGTATGTATTCCCGCCTCTTACCCCCAAACCACTAGAAATATCACTCTCTTTTCCATTTCTCTTcatctcctcctcctcttcttcttctctcaatCTCTCTTTTCTCTCATCAATTCTCCCCCccccctcaaaaaaaaaaaaaagagacaatGAGAGAAATTCTTCACATTCAAGGAGGACAATGCGGTAACCAAATCGGTTCTAAATTCTGGGAAGTTATCTGTGATGAGCACGGCGTTGATCCTACCGGACGTTACAAAGGAACCGCCGCTGAGTCTGATCTTCAACTTGAACGTATCAATGTATATTTCAATGAAGCTTCTGGTGGACGTTATGTTCCCAGGGCTGTTCTTATGGATCTAGAGCCTGGTACTATGGATAGTATCAGATCTGGTCCGTATGGTCAGATCTTCCGTCCTGATAACTTTGTTTTTGGTCAGTCTGGTGCTGGGAATAACTGGGCCAAAGGTCATTATACTGAAGGCGCTGAGTTGATTGATGCTGTTCTCGATGTTGTTCGTAAAGAGGCCGAGAATTGTGATTGCTTGCAAGGTTTTGTTTATGCTTTTCTAGTCGAATTCTCATTTCGTCTATGAATTTTGCCTGCTGCCTTTGTTTTCTGTTTTCGTTTTATTGCCAATTGCATACTTATTCTTATACTAGATCTCTTTCtcattttcatttcaaattctatGCTAATTGGTCCGATGTATGTGTTTATAGTTGACAGTGCCTATATTTAACCTCTTTTCCTTTTTCGTTTCTTATCGAATGCTTATTGTTTCTATGAATATGTCTATAATCGATTTTGCCAAGCAATAAGCATAAGATTGCATACTCATTCTTCCTATTGATAGTTAACAGTGCCTATATTATATATCTTTCTCattttcatttcaaatcctATGTTAATTGGTCCGATGTGTGTGTTTATAGTTGACAGTGCCTAGATTTgaccttttttcctttttcgtTTCCAATTGAATGCTTATTGTTTCTATGAATGTCTAATCGATTTTGATCTCCTTTTGTTTCTGTTTCTAATGCTTACTCGTTGTTTCTATGAATGTATCTAGGGTAGCATGGTCTGGATGTATTTAGATCTCTTTTACTCATTTGTAATCGCATGATCTATGATCGAAAATGCCTATATTTGCTGTTAACAACTTGTCTGACTCAAAGTAGAATTAATGCTGATGCTATGAGCACATTTCAATGTTCATATAAAGCCTGAATTTTATTGAGCACATAAGTGATTGCATAAAATTGTATAGTCTAGCAGTAGGATAAATTTTACTTTCTCATTATGCATCTAGTAACAAGTCCTACTCTCTTAGAGTTCATGATCGAGTACTGAGATTAATGATTTGTCTGGATCTTACTGATGACAATATTAGTCAGTCGTCCTGTATTCCTTTTCCTTCTAGTTTTGGAAGTTTATCTAAGATCTTATGCATACTGCTTCCGTCCTGAAAATATCTGGACAAGTGATATTATCTATTGAATAATCTTATATGTCTGATGCATCATTTTGTTGATCCTCTCTATACAATTATTACCATTTGTTGATTGAGAGGTGGTAGTTGACTGTTTTATATTCTTTGCTTTGTGGATCAGGATTCCAGGTTTGTCACTCACTTGGTGGAGGGACTGGATCTGGCATGGGAACACTACTGATTTCCAAGGTAAGAGAGGAGTATCCAGACAGGATGATGCTCACATTCTCTGTTTTCCCTTCTCCAAAGGTGTCTGACACTGTTGTAGAACCATACAACGCTACACTGTCTGTGCATCAATTGGTGGAGAATGCTGATGAATGTATGGTCCTCGACAACGAAGCTCTATATGATATTTGTTTCAGGACTTTGAAGCTTACTACTCCAAGTTGTAAGTATTTTTCTTTAGTGGTAACAAATAGTATGATCTGCAACCCAAGTAAGCAAATGattaatttttgtttattttcacTTGTAGTTGGTGACTTGAACCATTTGATTTCTGCAACCATGAGTGGTGTTACTTGCTGTTTGAGATTCCCTGGTCAGCTGAACTCAGACCTGCGGAAGTTGGCTGTGAATTTAATTCCCTTCCCACGTCTTCACTTCTTCATGGTGGGATTTGCACCACTAACCTCTCGCGGATCACAGCAATACATTTCCCTAACAGTGCCAGAGCTTACTCAACAAATGTGGGATGCCAAGAACATGATGTGCGCTGCAGATCCCCGTCATGGACGTTACCTGACAGCTTCTGCCATGTTTAGGGGTAAGATGAGCACAAAGGAGGTAGATGAACAGATGATCAATGTGCAGAACAAGAACTCATCCTACTTTGTTGAATGGATCCCTAACAATGTGAAGTCTAGTGTGTGTGATATCCCACCAACTGGGCTGAAGATGGCATCCACATTTGTTGGCAATTCAACCTCCATTCAGGAGATGTTTAGAAGGGTGAGTGAGCAGTTCACAGCCATGTTCAGGCGCAAGGCTTTCTTGCATTGGTACACAGGTGAAGGAATGGATGAAATGGAGTTCACTGAAGCCGAGAGCAATATGAATGATTTGGTTGCAGAATATCAACAATACCAGGATGCTACAGCAGATGATGAGGAAGATTATGATGAGGAGGGCGCTGAAGAACAAAATGAATACTAAAGACGTTTCTACATTTGATATTGTTGGTTTGTTCAATTTCTGCCAAGTGAATTTGTTATGTTTACTATTGTCTTCTCTTCATTTGAACtttgtgtttggtttgttgAGAAATGAAATGTCTTTTATTGGTCTAAATATGAA
This region of Solanum dulcamara chromosome 9, daSolDulc1.2, whole genome shotgun sequence genomic DNA includes:
- the LOC129902160 gene encoding tubulin beta-2 chain — its product is MREILHIQGGQCGNQIGSKFWEVICDEHGVDPTGRYKGTAAESDLQLERINVYFNEASGGRYVPRAVLMDLEPGTMDSIRSGPYGQIFRPDNFVFGQSGAGNNWAKGHYTEGAELIDAVLDVVRKEAENCDCLQGFQVCHSLGGGTGSGMGTLLISKVREEYPDRMMLTFSVFPSPKVSDTVVEPYNATLSVHQLVENADECMVLDNEALYDICFRTLKLTTPSFGDLNHLISATMSGVTCCLRFPGQLNSDLRKLAVNLIPFPRLHFFMVGFAPLTSRGSQQYISLTVPELTQQMWDAKNMMCAADPRHGRYLTASAMFRGKMSTKEVDEQMINVQNKNSSYFVEWIPNNVKSSVCDIPPTGLKMASTFVGNSTSIQEMFRRVSEQFTAMFRRKAFLHWYTGEGMDEMEFTEAESNMNDLVAEYQQYQDATADDEEDYDEEGAEEQNEY